The Candidatus Gracilibacteria bacterium genome has a window encoding:
- the tgt gene encoding tRNA guanosine(34) transglycosylase Tgt: MSSFSFTITATDGSARSGTLQTPHGIIQTPVFMPVGTAGTIKGITREGIAQMGTTIMLCNTYHLMLRPGSEIIAKMGGLHKFMNINLPILTDSGGFQVFSLGNPRNGGESLVKTSDEGVEFQSHHDGDKHFITPEKAVEIQSDLGADIIMAFDDVATGDASKTRAREALNRTHQWAERCVERWQGLAPERQGKGLHEQTLFPIIQGVTYPDLRVESARFIGALPTLGIAIGGLSVGESKKDMLDMLDVLSPELPKEKPHYLMGVGTPEDLVEAIARGVDMFDCVLPTRLGRHGEVFTSTGYLKINRSSLDGSMEKIPVAPGLETSVSRHYTLGYLRHLIHADELLGQILLSMHNAEFLMRLCDRAREAIQLGEYEKFRTDFWQSYSLGE, from the coding sequence ATGTCCTCCTTTTCTTTTACCATTACTGCCACCGACGGCTCTGCTCGCTCCGGTACACTCCAAACTCCACACGGAATAATTCAAACTCCTGTTTTTATGCCCGTGGGGACTGCTGGGACAATCAAATGAATCACACGAGAGGGGATAGCGCAGATGGGTACGACTATTATGCTCTGTAACACCTATCACCTCATGCTCCGTCCTGGATCTGAGATTATTGCGAAGATGGGCGGATTGCATAAATTCATGAATATCAATCTCCCAATTCTTACCGATAGCGGAGGGTTTCAGGTATTCTCACTTGGGAATCCTAGAAATGGGGGAGAATCACTGGTAAAAACGAGTGATGAAGGCGTAGAATTTCAGTCACACCACGATGGCGATAAACACTTTATCACACCAGAAAAAGCGGTGGAAATACAGTCTGATCTGGGTGCCGATATTATCATGGCATTTGATGATGTCGCGACGGGTGATGCGAGCAAAACGCGCGCTCGTGAAGCACTCAATCGGACCCATCAATGGGCAGAGCGATGTGTCGAGCGATGGCAAGGACTTGCACCAGAACGACAAGGAAAATGACTCCACGAACAAACACTTTTTCCAATTATTCAATGAGTGACCTATCCTGATTTACGCGTCGAATCAGCACGATTTATTGGTGCGCTTCCGACACTCGGAATCGCTATCGGTGGTCTTTCGGTGGGTGAATCAAAGAAAGATATGCTGGATATGCTCGATGTTCTGTCTCCTGAACTTCCCAAAGAAAAACCGCATTACCTGATGGGTGTCGGGACTCCAGAGGATCTCGTCGAAGCAATAGCTCGAGGAGTCGATATGTTTGATTGTGTTCTCCCGACACGACTCGGACGCCATGGGGAAGTGTTTACTTCCACTGGATATCTCAAAATCAACCGCAGTTCACTCGATGGATCCATGGAAAAAATCCCTGTCGCTCCTGGACTTGAAACCTCTGTGAGTAGACATTATACTCTCGGATACCTCCGTCACTTGATACACGCTGATGAACTCCTCGGACAGATACTCCTCTCGATGCATAACGCAGAATTTCTGATGCGACTCTGCGATCGTGCACGAGAAGCGATTCAACTCGGAGAGTATGAGAAGTTTAGGACAGACTTCTGGCAGAGCTATTCCCTATGAGAGTAA
- the obgE gene encoding GTPase ObgE encodes MFIDAVNIRFRAGNGGNGIVSWRHEARIAKGGPFGGNGGRGGDLIAIADPNINTLSNFRYIKEVAAKDGERGGTKSMNGRDAEDRIVKLPVGTLIYDTKGNLLYDLAKPGEQVRLCVGGRGGYGNAHFASATRRSPSFAENGDTGTALEAHLELKLVADIGIIGFPSAGKSTLISCITQVRPKIADYPFTTLIPNLGVMEYKGKIMVLEDVPGLIAGAHKGAGLGIEFLKHIERTRVLCHLLDAGKYEECITDYDIIRDELKHFNPALLEKEEIIVLSKCDLLDDDMVEDLKKQLEKKTGKKVFPISAPIGMGIEELQNKMLSYISPEEILEISDGKPVIIDLSNKKDPNDFVVTYEGNHNYRVTGERIEQIVRMTPLRYPEAVDRVWDVMTKRRILDEVLRQVIKNMPGEEAESYKNLKDLNHIWYSVEGKILIGDAVFNFRDYR; translated from the coding sequence ATGTTTATCGATGCTGTGAATATTCGCTTTCGGGCTGGGAATGGTGGGAACGGAATTGTCTCATGGCGTCATGAGGCACGTATTGCCAAGTGAGGACCTTTTGGTGGTAATGGAGGGCGTGGAGGTGATCTCATCGCTATCGCAGATCCAAATATCAATACACTCAGTAATTTTCGTTACATCAAAGAAGTAGCTGCAAAAGATGGTGAGCGAGGAGGAACCAAATCAATGAATGGTCGTGATGCAGAAGACCGAATCGTGAAACTCCCCGTCGGAACGCTAATATATGATACGAAATGAAATCTCCTTTATGATCTCGCGAAGCCATGAGAACAGGTTCGTCTCTGTGTCGGAGGACGAGGAGGGTATGGAAATGCTCACTTTGCTTCTGCGACTCGACGAAGCCCTTCATTTGCCGAAAATGGTGATACTGGTACAGCGCTCGAAGCACATCTCGAACTCAAACTCGTAGCAGATATCGGTATTATAGGATTTCCTTCAGCTGGTAAATCTACGTTGATTTCTTGTATTACTCAAGTCCGCCCAAAAATCGCAGACTATCCATTTACCACCTTGATCCCCAATCTTGGTGTGATGGAGTACAAAGGAAAGATAATGGTTCTCGAAGATGTACCAGGACTTATCGCGGGGGCACACAAAGGGGCTGGACTTGGAATAGAATTTCTCAAACATATCGAACGTACTCGTGTACTCTGTCATCTCCTCGATGCGGGAAAATATGAAGAATGCATCACTGATTATGATATCATCCGAGACGAATTGAAGCATTTTAACCCTGCACTTCTCGAAAAAGAAGAAATCATCGTACTCTCAAAATGCGATCTCCTCGATGACGATATGGTAGAAGATCTAAAAAAACAACTCGAGAAAAAGACTGGGAAAAAAGTCTTCCCTATTTCAGCTCCAATCGGCATGGGAATAGAAGAACTCCAAAATAAGATGCTTTCGTATATATCTCCTGAGGAAATACTCGAAATATCAGATGGAAAACCAGTTATTATCGACCTCTCAAACAAAAAAGATCCCAATGATTTCGTCGTCACTTACGAAGGCAATCATAATTATCGTGTAACAGGTGAACGTATCGAACAAATAGTCCGGATGACTCCTCTCAGATATCCTGAGGCGGTTGATCGTGTCTGGGACGTCATGACAAAACGACGAATCCTCGACGAGGTTCTTCGGCAAGTCATAAAAAATATGCCATGAGAAGAAGCTGAAAGCTATAAAAACCTCAAAGACCTCAATCATATCTGGTATTCGGTTGAGTGAAAAATCCTTATCGGTGATGCGGTT
- a CDS encoding helix-turn-helix domain-containing protein, with protein MVYTVSRDQAGKTLGVSTRTIDRYISAGKIRAKREGKVIMLHQDDVKKYHTGSEQKDYEVIAPKPTMTPSISYDPRESQNEILRAIESLIREKDIIIQELTFKIGKMEGEIAHSVPKLEYKKTILALEEAQHNRLHDMDMMAQAKREIEQKLNKERILSTILMIGMLVLLVASAFLIFHFFSLREATQYTI; from the coding sequence ATGGTTTATACCGTTTCTCGTGATCAAGCAGGCAAGACTCTCGGCGTATCGACTCGTACGATTGACCGCTATATTTCGGCTGGTAAAATCCGTGCCAAACGTGAAGGAAAGGTCATCATGCTCCACCAAGATGATGTCAAAAAATATCATACTGGCTCTGAGCAAAAAGATTACGAAGTGATAGCACCAAAACCTACGATGACTCCGAGTATTTCTTATGATCCTCGTGAATCACAAAATGAGATACTTCGCGCTATCGAATCTCTCATTCGTGAAAAGGATATTATCATCCAAGAGTTGACTTTTAAAATAGGAAAGATGGAAGGCGAGATCGCTCACTCCGTCCCAAAACTCGAATACAAAAAGACCATTCTTGCCCTCGAAGAAGCGCAACATAATCGTCTTCACGATATGGATATGATGGCTCAAGCGAAGAGAGAGATAGAACAAAAACTCAATAAAGAACGCATTCTCTCTACTATTCTGATGATTGGTATGCTCGTCCTGCTCGTGGCATCGGCTTTTTTGATTTTCCACTTCTTCAGTCTCCGAGAAGCGACGCAATACACGATATAA
- the fusA gene encoding elongation factor G, producing MSATEDKQRKVRNIGIIAHIDAGKTTTTERILFYSGKTHKIGEVHDGAATMDWMEQEQERGITITAAATKTSWKNFDINIIDTPGHVDFTIEVERSMRVLDGGIVVFDGSQGVEPQSETVWKQADKYGVPRIAFANKMDKTGGDFEMTYASIKKRLAGNKVIAAQLPIGRENEFHGILDLVEMKAYGFRGNMGLEVYDLPFPEEMRARAEAARLELVEKAAEQDEALMDKYLGGEELTIEEIKSGIRKGVITSNLFPLFCGSALANVGVQKVLDAVVDYLPSPMDINAGKIAGTDPDDTTKVIEFKQLDTEPLSALAFKIMTDPFVGRLTFVRVYSGVIKSGTAVFNANNGETERIGRIVEMHANNRKEVTEITAGNIAAVIGLKETKTGHTLCDKAHPIQLLSLDFPEPVIHISVEPKSKADQEKMGIALNKLAEEDPSFRIRSDVETGQTIIAGMGELHLDIIIDRMRREFKVECNVGAPQVAYRETITQTVKDQEYSYKKQTGGRGQFGHVIITFEPITEEMRKAEPEEYKEENRFIDEIKGGVIPKEYIPGVQKGLKASYARGVIAGYPLVNVQATLTFGSYHDVDSNELSFRIAASKCFREASKKAKPILLEPIMKVEISTPEEYMGDILGDVNAKRGQINEMSDRGMAKIVAAFVPLSEMFGYSTTLRSNSQGRATYAMEFSHYAPVPAVITEKIRAERGVKFEEDDE from the coding sequence ATGTCTGCAACTGAAGACAAGCAGCGAAAAGTCCGTAATATCGGCATTATCGCACATATTGATGCTGGTAAAACTACTACCACTGAGCGTATTCTTTTTTATTCTGGTAAAACTCACAAAATCGGTGAAGTACATGATGGTGCTGCGACTATGGACTGGATGGAACAAGAGCAAGAGCGAGGTATTACTATTACCGCTGCCGCTACGAAGACTTCTTGGAAGAATTTTGATATCAATATCATCGATACTCCATGACATGTCGATTTTACTATCGAAGTAGAACGCTCTATGCGTGTTCTCGATGGTGGTATCGTTGTCTTCGATGGATCACAGGGTGTAGAGCCACAATCAGAGACAGTATGGAAGCAGGCAGATAAATATGGTGTTCCTCGAATCGCATTTGCCAATAAGATGGATAAAACAGGGGGGGATTTTGAGATGACCTATGCGTCTATCAAAAAACGTCTCGCTGGTAATAAAGTTATCGCCGCACAGCTTCCTATCGGACGTGAAAATGAATTTCATGGTATCCTCGATCTCGTCGAGATGAAGGCCTATGGTTTCCGAGGAAACATGGGGCTTGAAGTTTATGATCTCCCTTTCCCAGAAGAGATGCGAGCAAGGGCAGAAGCTGCACGTCTTGAGCTCGTTGAAAAAGCTGCTGAACAAGATGAGGCATTGATGGATAAATATCTCGGAGGAGAAGAGCTCACCATTGAAGAAATCAAATCAGGTATTCGAAAGGGTGTTATTACCAGTAATCTGTTTCCACTCTTTTGTGGCTCGGCTCTTGCAAATGTGGGTGTACAAAAAGTTCTCGATGCTGTCGTAGACTATCTCCCATCACCGATGGATATCAATGCTGGCAAAATCGCCGGTACTGATCCAGATGATACTACAAAGGTTATCGAATTTAAACAACTCGATACAGAGCCACTCTCTGCTCTTGCATTCAAGATTATGACCGATCCATTTGTGGGGCGTCTCACATTTGTACGAGTATATTCAGGTGTTATCAAGTCCGGAACAGCGGTATTTAATGCTAACAATGGTGAAACAGAGCGTATCGGTCGTATCGTAGAAATGCATGCAAATAATCGTAAAGAAGTTACGGAGATTACAGCAGGCAACATCGCTGCAGTTATTGGTCTCAAAGAAACAAAAACAGGTCATACACTCTGTGATAAGGCACACCCTATCCAGCTCCTCTCTCTCGACTTCCCAGAGCCAGTTATCCATATTTCTGTGGAACCAAAATCCAAAGCAGATCAAGAAAAAATGGGTATCGCCCTCAATAAGCTTGCTGAAGAAGATCCATCGTTCCGTATTCGTTCTGATGTGGAGACAGGTCAAACTATTATTGCTGGTATGGGAGAGCTCCATCTCGATATTATCATCGATCGTATGCGTCGAGAATTCAAAGTAGAATGTAATGTTGGTGCCCCACAAGTAGCATACCGTGAGACTATCACGCAAACTGTGAAAGATCAAGAATATTCCTACAAAAAACAGACTGGTGGTCGTGGACAATTCGGTCACGTCATTATCACATTTGAACCTATCACTGAAGAGATGAGAAAAGCGGAGCCAGAAGAGTACAAAGAAGAGAATCGCTTTATCGATGAGATCAAGTGAGGTGTCATCCCAAAAGAATATATTCCATGAGTACAAAAAGGACTCAAAGCTTCTTATGCTCGAGGTGTTATCGCAGGATATCCGCTGGTGAATGTTCAGGCAACACTGACATTTGGCTCGTATCATGATGTGGATTCGAATGAGCTCTCATTTCGTATCGCTGCTAGCAAATGTTTCCGTGAAGCGAGCAAGAAAGCAAAACCTATTCTTCTCGAGCCAATTATGAAGGTAGAGATCAGTACTCCTGAAGAATATATGGGTGATATCCTCGGTGATGTAAATGCAAAACGAGGACAAATCAATGAAATGAGTGATCGAGGTATGGCAAAAATCGTTGCCGCTTTTGTTCCTCTTTCAGAAATGTTTGGGTACTCTACGACGCTTCGTTCCAATTCTCAAGGACGTGCTACCTATGCAATGGAATTTTCTCACTATGCTCCAGTGCCAGCAGTTATTACGGAGAAAATCCGTGCTGAACGTGGTGTGAAATTTGAAGAAGATGATGAGTAA
- a CDS encoding cytochrome b5-like heme/steroid binding domain-containing protein, whose translation MKKLFLTFACACFLASCSGGGTSIPATTKEIIKTPTTITETTFPAITTKEDTPTTAPTVKPTPSPITPSTTPPTKTYTSSEVIQHNTASDCWLILSGGVYDVTSYIPRHPGGAQIVRGCGKDATQMFAQHPASAKALKEQFKIGILAQ comes from the coding sequence ATGAAAAAACTCTTTCTCACTTTTGCATGTGCATGTTTCCTAGCTTCATGCTCATGATGATGAACCAGTATCCCAGCTACCACAAAAGAAATCATAAAAACACCCACAACAATTACAGAAACAACTTTCCCCGCAATAACAACAAAAGAAGATACACCTACTACCGCTCCTACTGTGAAACCAACACCTTCTCCTATCACTCCGTCAACTACACCTCCTACAAAAACCTATACCTCTTCTGAAGTAATACAACATAATACAGCTTCGGATTGCTGGTTGATTCTGAGTGGTGGAGTCTATGATGTTACTTCATATATTCCTCGTCATCCAGGTGGAGCCCAGATAGTTCGATGATGTGGCAAAGATGCTACTCAAATGTTTGCTCAGCACCCTGCAAGCGCCAAAGCTCTGAAAGAACAATTCAAAATTGGTATTTTGGCACAATAG
- a CDS encoding sigma-70 family RNA polymerase sigma factor, translated as MTISIFEMTADEVQEALNGNERLFAQLIQRNRKTLMAVLRRNGTSQNDIEDCAQHAFIKLWENSNQVREPRAVFSWLCTTALHRAQDIQRSTNRMDLVGDDTIFDDMMKPREDTLPDGHQIPDLHAAITKLKEPFRSLIRMQLAGLSYGEMAEELGCPIGTIGSRRSKAIAMLREEYLTLIGNSSARSLS; from the coding sequence ATGACTATTTCTATTTTTGAAATGACTGCAGATGAAGTACAAGAAGCTCTCAATGGAAATGAGAGATTATTTGCTCAACTCATTCAGAGAAACAGAAAAACACTTATGGCAGTTTTGCGGAGGAATGGTACATCACAAAATGATATCGAAGATTGTGCACAGCATGCTTTTATAAAGCTCTGGGAAAATAGTAATCAAGTACGAGAACCACGTGCTGTATTTAGCTGGCTATGTACCACTGCTCTACATAGAGCACAAGATATACAAAGAAGTACAAACCGCATGGATCTCGTCTGAGATGATACAATATTTGATGATATGATGAAACCACGAGAAGATACACTTCCCGATGGACATCAAATCCCTGATCTTCATGCAGCAATTACAAAATTAAAAGAACCTTTTAGATCTCTTATACGTATGCAACTTGCGGGATTATCCTATGGAGAGATGGCAGAAGAACTTGGCTGTCCGATAGGTACTATTGGGAGTCGTCGTTCAAAAGCAATAGCTATGCTCAGAGAAGAGTATCTTACTCTCATAGGGAATAGCTCTGCCAGAAGTCTGTCCTAA
- a CDS encoding peptidoglycan DD-metalloendopeptidase family protein, translating to MKSKSFFALLLAVCAFLCAMVFAQNENIPSEDISKSVYEDISAFVPDIQLLTIFQQKEEELDALGTSRAHFSTIQKTLLKYQDIASVRKEYQEKALTELHTLQSSIKNNQKISTSEMKKLEKDMGILQIEKIQLDAKQKEINELLKKFYQQEYIHDIKGDQNITFMSLLLPKTFGASIKESEILNIMKLSSQSLMAQQKTNQEKIAKIYQVIEFQKKEKARVITRLDRYDAELAETEQIKEELLGKTIARQGAIKETLKSNQKTTQTLTQRFEQKFAEYEVDIQTYSKQYNCSKEKTAICAWVLGYIKAEKDLRMQEERVAESLWPIATDKGFGFHFRDQKFHNIHGEHHTGLDIVASRDTVVKALNDGYIIAQRKATLSTPGVIIMKHRNGIMTVYRNIKSKKDLKLFSIIKKGEEIGTVGSIIEHSEKNNLHIETYLRGVLIDPMEQMSLENIDIKYIPGRYGWKYIDDMKKAKKEIDLVVAQKSIGFFFIAGTDEIERQKNMLEKYAGTAFRDQKMWIEESISESVDPSFTLCVGFAESTLGQNLTTSGNIGNVGNTDGGDRRDYDGPRAGVRAIASVVNNQWLGHYQTIDQLSGWGNPRGPIYASSPTNWHENIVKCMSALKGKYIGNYSSFRLNQADLLSYEKAGYQRIVDPEVSIVEPVKK from the coding sequence ATGAAATCCAAATCTTTTTTCGCTCTTTTACTTGCTGTTTGTGCATTTCTTTGTGCTATGGTATTTGCTCAAAATGAGAATATACCGTCGGAAGACATCTCAAAGTCAGTCTACGAGGATATTTCTGCATTTGTCCCTGATATACAATTACTCACCATCTTTCAACAAAAAGAAGAAGAGCTTGACGCTCTTGGGACTTCAAGGGCTCATTTTAGCACTATACAAAAGACACTCCTTAAATATCAGGATATCGCCTCCGTGAGAAAGGAATACCAAGAAAAGGCACTTACAGAACTCCATACTCTCCAATCAAGTATAAAGAATAACCAAAAAATAAGTACCAGTGAAATGAAAAAACTGGAGAAGGATATGGGTATTCTACAGATTGAAAAAATCCAACTCGACGCGAAACAAAAAGAAATAAATGAACTCTTGAAAAAGTTTTACCAACAAGAATATATACACGATATCAAATGAGACCAAAACATCACATTTATGAGTCTCCTCCTCCCAAAAACATTTGGTGCCTCTATCAAAGAATCTGAAATACTAAATATCATGAAACTCTCTTCACAAAGTCTCATGGCCCAGCAAAAAACAAATCAGGAAAAAATAGCAAAAATCTATCAGGTCATCGAATTTCAAAAAAAGGAGAAGGCACGAGTTATCACACGACTTGATAGGTACGATGCCGAATTAGCAGAAACAGAGCAAATCAAAGAAGAACTTCTCGGAAAAACTATCGCAAGACAATGAGCTATCAAAGAAACTCTAAAAAGCAATCAGAAAACAACCCAAACCCTGACACAAAGATTTGAACAAAAATTTGCAGAATATGAAGTAGATATCCAGACATACAGCAAACAATACAACTGTTCAAAAGAAAAAACAGCTATTTGTGCCTGGGTCCTCTGATATATCAAAGCTGAAAAGGACCTCAGGATGCAAGAAGAAAGAGTCGCAGAGTCTCTGTGGCCTATCGCGACTGATAAAGGTTTTTGATTTCATTTTCGAGATCAAAAATTTCATAATATACATGGTGAACATCATACAGGACTCGATATTGTGGCTTCGCGAGATACCGTCGTGAAAGCGCTGAATGATGGGTATATCATAGCGCAAAGAAAGGCCACTCTGAGTACCCCATGAGTCATTATCATGAAGCATAGAAATGGAATTATGACTGTTTACAGAAATATAAAATCAAAAAAGGATCTCAAACTTTTTAGCATTATAAAAAAATGAGAAGAAATCGGCACTGTTGGGTCTATCATCGAACACAGTGAGAAAAATAATCTCCACATAGAAACATATCTCCGAGGTGTTTTGATTGATCCTATGGAGCAAATGAGTCTCGAGAATATCGATATAAAATATATTCCAGGACGTTATGGCTGGAAATACATCGATGATATGAAAAAAGCAAAAAAAGAGATCGATTTGGTAGTGGCACAAAAAAGTATTGGATTTTTCTTCATCGCATGAACAGATGAGATTGAAAGGCAAAAAAATATGCTCGAAAAATATGCTGGTACAGCATTTCGAGACCAAAAAATGTGGATCGAAGAAAGTATAAGCGAAAGCGTAGATCCCTCCTTTACTCTCTGTGTATGATTTGCAGAAAGTACTCTCGGACAAAACCTGACTACGAGCGGTAATATAGGGAATGTCTGAAATACTGACGGTGGCGATAGACGCGACTATGATGGACCGCGTGCCGGAGTGAGAGCTATTGCATCGGTCGTAAATAATCAGTGGCTCGGACACTACCAGACCATCGATCAGCTCTCATGATGGGGGAATCCTCGATGACCCATTTATGCTTCTTCTCCGACAAATTGGCATGAAAATATCGTCAAATGTATGTCAGCACTCAAGGGAAAATATATCGGCAATTACAGTTCTTTTAGACTCAATCAGGCAGATCTTCTCAGCTATGAAAAAGCAGGATATCAAAGAATTGTAGATCCTGAGGTGAGCATAGTGGAACCAGTCAAAAAATAA
- the lysS gene encoding lysine--tRNA ligase, with amino-acid sequence MSVDNHDERSVRIQKLHSLRSLGINPYPDKFLKKQDIADIRSLGENNTSLRTIEDIITGPKNEIQTAGRIMLVRSFGKLIFGKVQDFSGDIQFALSKEFCEYIHGEKIVSEFGEEKVSAFKVFEKYIDRGDIVGIHGELFMTHKGELTLFVQSFQLLAKSFLPLPEKFHGLADEETIYRKRYLDMITEKASYDRMVFRSRFVQKLREFYYKEGFIEVETPTLGNSASGALANPFVTHIDATDADLYLRIAPETSLKKCTVGGMEKVFEIGKSFRNEGVDPSHLPEFTSVEHYAVYWNYIDNMDFTERMFCYILDELMAGKRKVEVLNSKGETNMVDFSGPWPRKSMRDLIVEHSGIDMYAADTLEKLRSAIKEKGIQIDGFLKHSYGTLLDKLYKKVARPKLINPTFVIHQPLILSPLARINDDNPTIVDRFQLCINGWEVTNAYSELVDPLDQDARFQNQSAAKDAGDDEVAMPDNDFVTAMEHGMPPQSGFGMGIDRVVALLTGQPNLKDVVLFPLVKEKNEEKIGKIKEITK; translated from the coding sequence ATGTCTGTCGATAATCACGATGAGCGGTCAGTGCGTATTCAAAAACTTCATTCATTACGTAGCTTATGAATCAATCCTTACCCTGATAAGTTTCTTAAAAAACAAGATATAGCAGATATTCGATCCTTGTGAGAAAATAATACTTCATTACGAACAATTGAGGACATAATCACTTGACCAAAAAATGAGATTCAAACTGCCGGGCGTATTATGCTTGTTCGTAGTTTTTGAAAACTTATTTTTGGGAAGGTTCAAGATTTTTCTGGAGATATCCAATTTGCTCTCTCCAAGGAATTTTGCGAATATATTCACTGAGAAAAAATAGTCTCAGAATTTGGTGAGGAAAAAGTTTCTGCCTTTAAGGTTTTTGAAAAATATATTGATAGGGGAGACATTGTGGGGATTCATGGGGAGCTTTTTATGACCCACAAAGGTGAACTGACTCTTTTTGTGCAGTCATTTCAGCTTCTTGCAAAATCATTTCTTCCTTTACCAGAAAAATTTCATGGACTCGCAGATGAGGAGACTATTTATCGCAAAAGATACCTCGATATGATTACTGAAAAAGCTTCGTATGATAGAATGGTATTTCGATCTCGTTTTGTGCAAAAATTGCGTGAATTTTACTATAAAGAAGGTTTCATCGAGGTAGAAACTCCTACTCTTGGAAATAGTGCCTCTGGAGCCCTTGCAAATCCATTTGTGACACATATTGATGCCACTGATGCTGATCTGTATCTCCGTATTGCACCAGAGACATCACTCAAAAAATGTACTGTATGAGGTATGGAAAAGGTTTTTGAAATAGGGAAGTCATTTCGTAATGAAGGTGTTGACCCTTCACATCTTCCAGAGTTTACTTCCGTAGAGCATTATGCTGTCTACTGGAATTATATTGATAACATGGATTTTACTGAGCGTATGTTTTGCTATATTCTTGATGAACTCATGGCAGGTAAGCGGAAAGTAGAAGTGTTGAATTCTAAAGGAGAGACCAATATGGTAGATTTTTCTGGACCATGGCCGAGAAAATCGATGCGTGATCTTATAGTAGAGCATTCCGGTATTGATATGTATGCCGCGGACACGCTCGAAAAACTTCGTTCAGCCATCAAAGAAAAAGGGATACAGATTGATGGATTTCTCAAACATTCATATGGAACTTTGTTAGATAAGCTCTATAAAAAAGTAGCACGTCCAAAACTCATTAATCCAACATTTGTAATCCATCAACCCCTTATTTTATCACCATTGGCGCGTATTAATGATGATAATCCAACTATTGTTGACCGATTTCAGCTCTGTATCAATGGTTGGGAAGTGACAAATGCTTATTCTGAGCTCGTGGATCCTCTAGATCAGGATGCTCGTTTTCAAAATCAATCTGCTGCCAAAGATGCTGGTGATGACGAAGTAGCTATGCCAGATAATGATTTTGTGACCGCTATGGAACACGGCATGCCACCTCAGAGTGGTTTTGGTATGGGTATTGATAGGGTAGTCGCACTACTCACTGGACAGCCGAACCTGAAGGATGTCGTATTATTTCCTCTCGTGAAAGAGAAAAATGAAGAAAAGATATGAAAAATAAAAGAAATCACGAAATAG